One Oceanidesulfovibrio indonesiensis genomic window carries:
- a CDS encoding DUF4372 domain-containing protein, which translates to MELVSKQLTQKENLDVAHHNTILSQLLSLIPRHDFERLERKHSSGRQPRIFTRWSQFVCLA; encoded by the coding sequence ATGGAATTGGTGTCTAAGCAACTCACACAAAAGGAGAATTTGGACGTGGCACACCATAACACAATCCTTTCTCAACTGCTATCCTTGATCCCCAGACATGATTTTGAGCGCCTTGAACGCAAGCACTCCAGCGGACGCCAACCACGCATTTTCACCCGTTGGAGCCAGTTTGTATGCCTGGCCTT